In one window of Nakamurella sp. PAMC28650 DNA:
- a CDS encoding cysteine hydrolase family protein: protein MTKALLIIDIQNDYFPGGGSPLVGPEAAAQVAGTVLQRFRQDNQPVIHVQHVWDDPEAGYMRPGTTGVEIHSAVTPLEHETIIVKTHPNAFLETNLSEKLKEGGIDELVVMGMMTSVCIDATVRAAVDSGLSVTVVADACAAPDLTFRGRTVAAADVHAAFLAALAGHYADVITSAELVV, encoded by the coding sequence GTGACCAAGGCGTTGCTGATCATCGACATCCAGAACGACTACTTCCCCGGCGGTGGATCCCCGCTCGTCGGCCCCGAGGCCGCCGCGCAGGTGGCAGGGACTGTGTTGCAACGATTCCGACAGGACAACCAGCCGGTGATCCACGTCCAGCACGTCTGGGACGACCCCGAGGCCGGCTACATGCGACCCGGCACCACGGGCGTCGAGATCCATTCGGCGGTCACGCCGCTGGAGCACGAGACGATCATCGTCAAGACGCACCCCAACGCGTTCCTCGAGACCAACCTGTCGGAGAAGCTGAAGGAGGGTGGTATCGACGAACTGGTCGTCATGGGCATGATGACCAGTGTCTGCATCGATGCCACCGTCCGCGCCGCAGTGGACTCCGGACTCTCGGTGACGGTGGTCGCCGACGCCTGTGCCGCCCCGGATCTCACGTTCCGCGGCCGGACGGTGGCAGCAGCGGATGTCCACGCGGCGTTCCTGGCTGCGCTGGCCGGCCACTACGCCGACGTCATCACCTCGGCCGAACTCGTCGTCTGA
- a CDS encoding alpha/beta fold hydrolase → MSNPTRSDACTLPINGTDVEVLTTDRGRGRIVLMLHGGAGPQSVTAFADLLATERPVRVITPTHPGFGGTGRPAEFSTIHDLAVLYVGLLEAMDLHDVIVVGNSIGGWIAAEMALLPSNRIASVVLVDAVGIEVPGHPVADFFSLTLTEVAELSYHDPSVFRLPPASEAQMAIMAGNRAALAVYGGAPSMSDPTLAERLIAVTVPTLVLWGESDRIVDPDYGRAFAAAIPGAQFESMPGTGHVPQVETPHLLAGYLRDLAEHHAVDAAVRG, encoded by the coding sequence ATGAGCAACCCGACCCGTTCCGACGCGTGCACCCTCCCGATCAACGGCACAGACGTCGAGGTGCTGACGACGGACCGCGGACGGGGTCGCATCGTCCTGATGCTGCACGGCGGCGCAGGTCCGCAGTCGGTGACCGCGTTCGCCGATCTGTTGGCCACCGAACGGCCGGTGCGGGTCATCACTCCGACCCATCCCGGATTCGGCGGGACCGGCCGACCGGCGGAGTTCAGCACGATCCATGACCTCGCAGTCCTCTACGTCGGGCTGCTCGAGGCGATGGACCTGCACGACGTCATCGTCGTGGGCAACTCGATCGGCGGTTGGATCGCAGCGGAGATGGCCCTGCTGCCATCGAACCGCATCGCCTCCGTCGTGCTGGTGGACGCCGTCGGCATCGAGGTCCCCGGCCACCCTGTCGCCGATTTCTTCTCGCTGACCCTGACCGAAGTGGCCGAGCTGAGCTATCACGACCCCTCGGTGTTCCGGTTGCCGCCGGCCTCGGAGGCGCAGATGGCGATCATGGCGGGTAACCGTGCAGCCCTGGCCGTGTACGGCGGTGCACCCTCGATGAGCGACCCGACCCTCGCCGAAAGGCTCATCGCGGTCACGGTTCCCACGCTGGTGCTGTGGGGCGAGAGCGACCGGATCGTCGACCCCGACTACGGCCGGGCCTTCGCGGCCGCCATCCCGGGTGCGCAGTTCGAGTCGATGCCCGGTACCGGCCACGTTCCGCAGGTCGAGACGCCGCACCTGCTGGCCGGGTACCTCCGGGACCTGGCCGAGCATCACGCCGTCGACGCTGCTGTGCGCGGCTGA
- a CDS encoding cytosine permease produces the protein MTTTARPDRQPDLPELPAITPTIERNGINVIAPVERKGQASDLFWPWCGANIGVLGMGYAVYLLFANVSFWQALIAGVIGIVLSYLLVGFTSLAGKRGSAPTMVLSRAAFGFLGNKLPTLVSYLLLVGFETVTVVLCIFAVDTVFLRLGWSDGVLTRVIAFVVVATVIGTAGFLGFDTVMRFQKYITLVMIVLTIGYLVLTFKHIDVTVLRRLPTGGISAFIGALVIGFTLFGLSWTNTGADYSRYLPTTVRGSRVIGWTTLGGAIGPVFLILFGLLLTGSSPALATAVGASQIGGLGTILPTWYLIPFILVALLGQIGGAVLDIYSSGLALLSLGLRIARYSAVLIDGVIMVLGTIYLVWVAPGNFFGSFFGFLITLGVPIAAWTGIFLADLLLRRSDYVDDDLYTSRGRYGAVNWAAVLLMLVGSFGGFGLVVNQVNWLSWQGYLLGPFGLGGRTGSWASSNLGIVLSLAIGFFGYLVLCRQRVAAQERV, from the coding sequence ATGACCACCACTGCAAGACCCGACCGTCAACCCGATCTACCGGAATTGCCGGCGATCACCCCCACGATCGAACGGAACGGCATCAACGTCATCGCTCCGGTGGAGCGAAAGGGTCAGGCGTCCGACCTCTTCTGGCCATGGTGTGGCGCCAACATCGGCGTGCTCGGCATGGGGTACGCCGTGTATCTCCTGTTCGCCAACGTCTCGTTCTGGCAGGCCCTGATCGCCGGCGTCATCGGCATCGTCCTGTCGTACCTGCTCGTCGGCTTCACCTCGCTCGCCGGCAAGCGGGGATCGGCCCCGACCATGGTGCTGTCCCGCGCCGCCTTCGGCTTCCTCGGCAACAAGCTCCCGACCCTGGTCAGCTATCTGCTCCTGGTCGGATTCGAGACGGTGACGGTGGTGCTGTGCATCTTCGCGGTGGACACGGTCTTCCTGCGACTGGGGTGGAGCGATGGGGTCCTGACCAGGGTGATCGCCTTCGTCGTCGTCGCCACGGTGATCGGTACCGCCGGGTTCCTGGGCTTCGACACCGTGATGAGATTCCAGAAGTACATCACCCTGGTGATGATCGTCCTGACGATCGGCTATCTCGTCCTGACGTTCAAGCACATCGACGTGACCGTCCTGAGAAGGCTTCCCACTGGGGGGATCTCGGCGTTCATCGGTGCGCTGGTCATCGGCTTCACCCTCTTCGGCCTGAGCTGGACCAACACCGGCGCCGACTACAGCCGCTACCTTCCCACGACCGTCAGGGGTTCCCGCGTCATCGGGTGGACCACCCTGGGCGGGGCCATCGGGCCGGTCTTCCTGATCCTGTTCGGTCTGCTGCTGACCGGCTCCAGCCCGGCGCTGGCGACCGCCGTCGGCGCCAGCCAGATCGGCGGCCTTGGCACCATTCTCCCGACCTGGTACCTGATTCCGTTCATCCTCGTGGCGTTGCTCGGCCAGATCGGGGGCGCGGTGCTGGACATCTATTCCTCCGGCCTGGCGCTGTTGAGTCTCGGGCTCAGGATCGCCCGCTACTCGGCCGTGCTGATCGACGGCGTGATCATGGTGCTGGGCACCATCTATCTCGTCTGGGTCGCCCCCGGCAACTTCTTCGGTTCCTTCTTCGGTTTCCTGATCACCCTCGGTGTGCCGATCGCGGCCTGGACCGGCATCTTCCTGGCCGACCTGTTGTTGCGCCGCAGCGACTACGTCGATGACGACCTCTACACCAGCCGCGGCCGTTACGGCGCGGTCAACTGGGCCGCGGTGCTCCTCATGCTGGTGGGGTCGTTCGGCGGATTCGGACTGGTGGTCAACCAGGTGAACTGGCTGTCGTGGCAGGGATACCTGTTGGGGCCGTTCGGGTTGGGCGGCCGCACCGGCTCGTGGGCCTCGTCCAACCTGGGCATCGTGTTGTCGCTCGCGATCGGGTTCTTCGGCTACCTGGTGCTCTGCCGCCAACGGGTGGCTGCGCAGGAACGGGTCTGA
- a CDS encoding PLD nuclease N-terminal domain-containing protein: MLYLDGIVGLALLALWVFCLVDVIGTPTDAVRNLPKLLWLVVIIFLSWIGCLLWFFFGRPQVGRQATTGFYEGAQSKGFPEYERLGRSTAGDSAADAEFLRQCRERAELQRVRYQQSRRDDPEQN; the protein is encoded by the coding sequence ATGCTGTACCTGGACGGGATCGTCGGCCTCGCGCTTCTCGCGCTCTGGGTGTTCTGCCTGGTCGACGTGATCGGGACGCCCACCGATGCGGTCCGCAACCTGCCGAAGTTGCTGTGGCTCGTCGTGATCATCTTCCTGTCCTGGATCGGCTGCCTGCTCTGGTTCTTCTTCGGGCGCCCCCAGGTGGGTCGGCAGGCCACCACCGGCTTCTACGAGGGCGCCCAGTCCAAGGGTTTTCCCGAGTACGAGCGGCTGGGCCGCTCCACCGCCGGCGACAGTGCCGCCGATGCGGAGTTCCTCCGGCAGTGTCGGGAACGCGCGGAGTTGCAGCGGGTCCGCTACCAGCAGAGCCGTCGGGACGACCCGGAGCAGAACTAG
- the meaB gene encoding methylmalonyl Co-A mutase-associated GTPase MeaB: MSGPDPEALATAILDDPGTVRGRAAMSRAITLMESTRTDHRVAARKLYALLSPHAGGAVRVGISGAPGAGKSTLIESLGCTLTAAGHRVGVLAVDPSSSRTGGSVLGDKTRMPRLSGEPNAYIRPSPNAGTLGGVARATAQAITVLEAAGFDVVIVETVGVGQSETTVAAMVDTFLLLTLSRTGDQLQGIKKGVIELADVIAVNKSDGEHLIEAGATARELGGAVRLVRGRDGWVPPVLTCSGMTGAGLPELWVAVSAHRDDLGSVGLAAKRAAQQIDLTWALVRDELDQRLRRSAGISAIRDTITASVGDGRLSAAAAADQLLAAYDAQ; this comes from the coding sequence GTGTCCGGGCCGGATCCGGAAGCCCTGGCGACGGCCATCCTGGACGACCCGGGGACCGTTCGGGGCCGAGCCGCCATGTCGCGCGCGATCACCCTGATGGAATCGACCAGGACCGATCATCGGGTGGCCGCGAGGAAGCTCTACGCGCTGTTGTCGCCGCATGCGGGCGGAGCGGTACGGGTCGGGATCTCGGGCGCGCCCGGAGCCGGCAAGTCGACGCTGATCGAATCGCTCGGCTGCACGCTGACCGCCGCCGGGCATCGGGTCGGGGTCCTGGCGGTCGATCCCTCCAGCTCACGCACCGGCGGCTCCGTACTCGGTGACAAGACCAGGATGCCGCGCCTTTCCGGCGAGCCGAACGCCTACATCAGGCCCTCCCCGAACGCCGGCACGCTCGGCGGGGTCGCCCGGGCCACCGCCCAGGCCATCACCGTGCTGGAGGCCGCCGGTTTCGACGTGGTGATCGTGGAGACCGTCGGCGTCGGCCAGTCCGAGACCACGGTCGCCGCGATGGTGGACACCTTCCTGCTGCTGACCCTGAGCCGCACCGGAGATCAGTTGCAGGGCATCAAGAAGGGCGTCATCGAGCTGGCCGACGTCATCGCGGTCAACAAGTCCGACGGTGAGCACCTGATCGAGGCCGGGGCGACGGCGCGCGAGCTGGGCGGAGCGGTGCGGCTGGTCCGGGGCCGGGACGGCTGGGTTCCACCGGTGCTCACCTGCTCGGGGATGACCGGTGCCGGTCTACCGGAGCTCTGGGTCGCCGTCTCGGCGCACCGAGACGACCTCGGGTCCGTCGGGCTGGCCGCGAAACGTGCCGCCCAGCAGATCGACCTAACGTGGGCCCTGGTGCGTGACGAACTGGACCAGCGGCTCCGCCGGTCCGCCGGCATCTCGGCGATCCGGGACACGATCACCGCGTCCGTCGGCGACGGCCGGCTCTCGGCCGCGGCGGCGGCGGATCAGCTCCTGGCTGCCTACGACGCGCAGTGA
- the scpA gene encoding methylmalonyl-CoA mutase — protein sequence MTIPKSFADLPLESAEPGPEPIPGPPRAEPWLSPEGIAVQEFYTAEDLAGLDALETYPGLPPFLRGPYPTMYTTQPWTIRQYAGFSTAGESNAFYRRNLAAGQKGLSVAFDLPTHRGYDSDHPRVAGDVGMAGVAIDSILDMRQLFDGIPLAEISVSMTMNGAVLPILALYIVAAEEQGVAPEQLAGTIQNDILKEFMVRNTYIYPPEPSMRVISDIFTYTAAKMPKFNSISISGYHIQEAGATADLELAYTLADGLEYLRTGKAAGLDIDAFAPRLSFFFGTGMNFFMEVAKLRAARALWCRLVTELDATNPKSTSLRTHCQTSGWSLTAQDPFNNVARTCIEAMAATQGHTQSLHTNALDEAIALPTDFSARIARNTQLVLQQESGTTGIIDPWGGSYYVERLTHDLAELAWARIQEVEAAGGMAKAIEAGLPKMRIEEAAARTQARIDTGAQAVIGVNTYPPSTDEPLNVLKVDNHTVREAQIARLLRLRAERDPQAVADALAALTTAAAVPYRQGADLSGNLLELAVRAARARATVGEISDALEEVYGRHSAVIRTISGVYRAEASTAGAGRASIDAVLAASARFEVEQGRRPRILVAKMGQDGHDRGQKVIVTAFADLGFDVDVGPLFSTPEEVAAQAVDADVHVVGVSSLAGGHLTLVPLLRAALAAAGRPDILIVVGGVVPPDDIPELMASGAVAVFGPGTVIAESALDLLARLSAALTPAR from the coding sequence ATGACCATTCCGAAATCCTTCGCCGACCTTCCCCTGGAATCGGCGGAGCCCGGCCCAGAGCCGATCCCCGGCCCCCCAAGGGCAGAGCCGTGGCTCTCGCCCGAAGGCATTGCGGTGCAGGAGTTTTACACGGCGGAGGATCTGGCGGGCCTGGACGCCCTGGAGACCTACCCCGGGCTGCCGCCATTCCTGCGGGGACCGTACCCGACCATGTACACCACCCAACCGTGGACGATCCGTCAGTACGCCGGCTTCTCCACCGCGGGCGAGTCGAACGCGTTCTACCGGCGCAACCTCGCGGCCGGCCAGAAGGGTCTCTCGGTCGCCTTCGATCTACCGACCCACCGCGGCTACGACTCAGATCATCCCCGGGTGGCCGGTGACGTCGGGATGGCCGGTGTGGCCATCGATTCCATCCTGGACATGCGGCAGCTGTTCGACGGCATCCCGCTGGCGGAGATCAGCGTCTCGATGACGATGAACGGTGCGGTGCTGCCGATCCTGGCCCTGTACATCGTGGCCGCGGAGGAGCAGGGCGTCGCGCCCGAGCAGTTGGCGGGCACCATCCAGAACGACATCCTCAAAGAATTCATGGTCCGCAACACCTACATCTATCCGCCGGAACCGTCGATGCGGGTCATCTCCGACATCTTCACCTACACCGCGGCGAAGATGCCGAAGTTCAATTCGATCTCGATCTCCGGTTATCACATCCAGGAGGCAGGTGCGACCGCCGATCTCGAACTGGCGTACACCCTCGCGGACGGACTGGAATATCTGCGCACCGGGAAGGCGGCCGGGCTCGACATCGATGCGTTCGCCCCGCGGCTGAGCTTCTTCTTCGGTACCGGCATGAACTTCTTCATGGAGGTCGCCAAGCTGCGTGCGGCCCGGGCCCTGTGGTGCCGCCTGGTCACCGAACTCGATGCCACGAATCCGAAGTCGACCTCGCTGCGGACCCACTGCCAGACCTCCGGGTGGTCGCTCACGGCCCAGGATCCCTTCAACAACGTGGCGCGCACCTGCATCGAGGCGATGGCCGCCACCCAGGGCCACACCCAGTCGCTGCACACCAACGCCCTGGACGAAGCGATCGCGCTGCCGACCGATTTTTCGGCCCGCATCGCCCGGAACACCCAGCTGGTGCTCCAGCAGGAATCAGGCACCACCGGCATCATCGACCCCTGGGGAGGGTCGTACTACGTGGAGCGGCTGACCCACGATCTGGCCGAACTGGCGTGGGCCCGGATCCAGGAGGTCGAGGCCGCCGGTGGCATGGCCAAGGCCATCGAGGCCGGACTGCCGAAGATGCGCATCGAGGAGGCGGCCGCCCGCACCCAGGCCCGCATCGACACGGGCGCGCAGGCCGTCATCGGGGTGAACACCTACCCGCCGTCCACCGACGAGCCGCTCAACGTGCTCAAGGTCGACAACCACACGGTGCGCGAAGCACAGATCGCCCGCCTGCTCAGGCTGCGGGCGGAGCGCGATCCCCAGGCGGTGGCCGATGCCCTCGCCGCGTTGACGACGGCGGCCGCCGTTCCCTACCGGCAGGGCGCCGACCTGTCCGGCAACCTGCTGGAACTCGCCGTCCGGGCGGCCAGGGCGAGGGCGACGGTCGGCGAGATCTCCGACGCACTGGAAGAGGTCTACGGGCGTCACTCCGCGGTCATCCGTACCATTTCCGGGGTGTACCGGGCCGAGGCATCCACCGCCGGCGCCGGGCGGGCGAGCATCGACGCCGTGCTGGCGGCGAGCGCTCGTTTCGAGGTCGAGCAGGGCCGTCGCCCGCGCATCCTGGTGGCCAAAATGGGTCAGGACGGACACGACCGCGGGCAGAAGGTGATCGTCACCGCGTTCGCCGACCTGGGCTTCGACGTCGACGTCGGGCCCCTGTTCTCCACACCGGAAGAGGTGGCGGCCCAGGCGGTCGACGCCGACGTGCACGTCGTCGGGGTGTCCTCGCTGGCCGGTGGCCACCTGACGCTGGTGCCGCTGCTGCGTGCGGCGCTGGCCGCGGCCGGACGTCCGGACATCCTGATCGTCGTGGGCGGAGTGGTGCCACCCGATGACATCCCGGAGCTGATGGCCTCCGGTGCGGTCGCCGTCTTCGGTCCCGGCACCGTCATCGCCGAGTCGGCGCTGGACCTGCTCGCCAGATTGTCCGCCGCCCTGACCCCGGCGAGATGA
- a CDS encoding methylmalonyl-CoA mutase family protein, with translation MVDQLDEAHLRLSGAPVATRDDWERAAQAVLARSGRAGSPEELLARTTVDGLRIPAMAPRRADREDPGVEPFTRGAPRRPATRGWDIRGRVVDPDATKAASTVIEDLSNGVTSLWITLGGNGTRLEDLPLVLDEVYLDLAPVIVQAGGGVTPIQAAWALADLLPRGEGPHPFCNLGADPIGQSVRFASAPEQTAPAPGTTGPAPALTDLAAALAHLAPDLTDLTAIADLAVRLGVRGIVVDATVAHDAGAAEVGELGYSLAVGVAYLRRMTEAGMPLEVALQLLEFRYAATADQFVTMAKFRAARTLWRRVAQLSGAAPAARAQAQHGVTSWPMITRYDPWTNLLRGTISAFAAGVGGAAAVTVLPFDSALGIPESLGRRLARNTSSLLLSEAGVAIAADPGGGAHAVEALTDELAAAGWAEFQRIEAAGGILAALADGSVAGRWATVAAERRRRLSTRRQAVTGVSEFPQPREPRLRRRPFEHPEPAGWAADFESMRDNPCGTTVFLATLGEVAAHTARASFARNTLATGGIDTTTAGGNTTVAEMLSRYDGSAVVCLAGTDAAYDADGPAAIWALRTNGAQWVILAGRPKPELAQLVDDSLAIGDDVVAFLQRTRAQLPDEGAYR, from the coding sequence ATGGTCGATCAGCTCGACGAAGCGCACCTGCGGCTCTCCGGCGCGCCGGTGGCCACGCGCGACGATTGGGAGCGGGCCGCCCAGGCCGTCCTGGCCAGGTCCGGACGCGCGGGCAGCCCGGAGGAACTGCTGGCCCGAACGACGGTCGACGGACTCCGGATCCCGGCCATGGCCCCCCGCCGAGCCGACCGCGAAGACCCCGGGGTGGAGCCGTTCACCCGTGGGGCCCCCCGCCGGCCGGCCACCCGTGGCTGGGACATCCGCGGCCGGGTGGTCGACCCGGACGCCACCAAGGCTGCGTCCACGGTGATCGAGGACCTGTCCAACGGAGTCACGTCACTGTGGATCACGCTGGGCGGCAACGGGACTCGCCTGGAGGACCTGCCCCTGGTGCTCGACGAGGTCTATCTGGACCTCGCCCCGGTCATCGTGCAGGCCGGTGGCGGTGTGACGCCGATCCAGGCCGCCTGGGCGCTCGCCGATCTGCTCCCGCGCGGCGAGGGCCCGCATCCGTTCTGCAATCTCGGTGCCGACCCGATCGGGCAGTCCGTCCGGTTCGCTTCCGCACCGGAGCAGACGGCCCCGGCGCCGGGCACCACCGGCCCGGCGCCGGCCCTGACGGATCTTGCCGCTGCTCTGGCGCATCTTGCCCCGGATCTGACGGACCTGACGGCGATCGCCGATCTCGCCGTGCGGTTGGGCGTCCGCGGCATCGTCGTCGATGCCACCGTCGCCCATGACGCCGGCGCCGCCGAGGTCGGCGAGCTCGGCTACAGCCTGGCGGTCGGGGTGGCCTACCTCCGCCGCATGACCGAGGCGGGCATGCCGCTCGAGGTGGCCCTGCAACTGCTGGAGTTCCGCTACGCCGCGACCGCGGACCAGTTCGTCACGATGGCGAAATTCCGCGCGGCCCGGACGCTCTGGCGCCGGGTCGCGCAGCTCTCCGGCGCCGCCCCGGCCGCCCGGGCCCAGGCGCAGCACGGCGTCACCTCCTGGCCGATGATCACCCGGTACGACCCGTGGACCAATCTGTTGCGCGGCACCATCTCTGCGTTCGCTGCCGGTGTCGGTGGGGCCGCTGCCGTGACGGTGCTGCCGTTCGACTCCGCCCTCGGTATCCCGGAATCCCTCGGACGCCGACTGGCCCGCAACACCTCCTCACTCCTGCTGTCCGAGGCCGGGGTGGCGATCGCGGCCGATCCGGGCGGTGGCGCCCACGCCGTCGAGGCGCTGACCGACGAACTGGCCGCGGCCGGATGGGCCGAGTTCCAGCGGATCGAAGCCGCCGGCGGGATCCTCGCCGCGCTGGCCGACGGCTCGGTCGCGGGCCGTTGGGCCACCGTGGCGGCCGAACGCCGACGACGTCTGAGTACCCGCAGGCAGGCCGTCACGGGCGTGAGCGAGTTCCCGCAGCCGCGGGAACCCCGGCTCCGTCGGCGCCCGTTCGAGCATCCGGAGCCGGCCGGCTGGGCCGCCGACTTCGAATCGATGCGGGACAATCCCTGCGGAACAACGGTTTTCCTGGCCACCCTCGGTGAGGTGGCCGCGCACACCGCTCGCGCGAGCTTCGCCCGCAACACCCTGGCCACCGGTGGTATCGACACGACGACGGCGGGCGGGAACACCACGGTGGCGGAGATGCTGAGCCGCTACGACGGATCGGCGGTGGTCTGCCTCGCCGGTACGGACGCGGCCTACGACGCCGACGGCCCCGCCGCCATCTGGGCCCTGCGCACCAACGGAGCCCAGTGGGTGATCCTGGCCGGGCGACCGAAACCCGAACTGGCGCAACTGGTCGACGACAGCCTGGCGATCGGCGACGACGTGGTCGCCTTCCTGCAGCGGACCAGGGCCCAGCTGCCCGACGAGGGGGCCTACCGATGA
- a CDS encoding glutamate-cysteine ligase family protein — MGDDISSGSFTREQRQRYREKVRRCLDVFERMLAEHKFDFDEPLTGLEIELNLVDRDWQPDMANARVLAAIADPAYQTELGQYNIELNVPPGPLTGDSLLDLEKMLRDSMNHAEAMANQSGSEIISIGILPTLRPEHFHHDWMSANPRYAALSDAIFAQRREDLELDITGVESLKMFADTIAPESACTSVQLHLQVSPEDFAATWNAAQALAGPQLALGANSPFLFGRRLWAETRTELFLQATDTRSPELRNQGVRPPVFFGERWITSIFDLFEENVRYFPALLPETTDEEPEAVLAAGQAPRLQELRLHNGTVYRWNRPVYDVVDGVPHLRVENRVLPAGPTVVDVLANAAFYYGAVRMLAAEDRPVWTKMSFDAAKANFDEGARLGIDAIFYWPGFGEVSWDELILRHLLPLAEQGLERWGVGATTRDRYLGIVEERCKLRRNGSWWQSETVGRLEATGMTRDRALTEMLRLYSIGMHSNEPVHTWDLP, encoded by the coding sequence ATGGGCGACGACATCTCCAGCGGTTCGTTCACCAGGGAGCAGCGTCAGCGCTACCGCGAGAAGGTCCGACGTTGCCTGGATGTCTTCGAGAGGATGCTGGCCGAGCACAAGTTCGACTTCGACGAACCGCTCACCGGGCTGGAGATCGAGTTGAACCTCGTCGACCGGGACTGGCAGCCGGACATGGCCAATGCCCGGGTGCTGGCCGCCATCGCCGATCCGGCGTACCAGACCGAACTGGGCCAGTACAACATCGAACTCAACGTCCCGCCCGGACCGCTGACCGGCGACTCGTTGCTGGACCTGGAGAAGATGCTCCGCGACTCGATGAACCACGCAGAGGCGATGGCCAACCAGTCGGGGTCGGAGATCATCTCGATCGGGATCCTGCCGACACTGCGGCCGGAGCACTTCCACCACGACTGGATGAGCGCGAACCCCCGCTACGCGGCACTGAGCGACGCGATCTTCGCGCAACGCCGAGAGGACCTCGAGCTCGACATCACCGGCGTCGAGAGTCTGAAGATGTTCGCCGACACCATCGCCCCCGAGTCGGCCTGCACGTCGGTGCAGCTGCACCTGCAGGTGTCGCCCGAGGACTTCGCGGCCACCTGGAACGCCGCCCAGGCCTTGGCCGGCCCACAGCTGGCACTCGGGGCCAACTCACCGTTCCTGTTCGGCAGGAGACTCTGGGCCGAGACCAGGACGGAGCTGTTCCTGCAGGCGACCGACACCCGATCCCCCGAGCTGCGCAACCAGGGCGTCCGGCCGCCGGTGTTCTTCGGCGAGCGCTGGATCACCTCGATCTTCGATCTGTTCGAGGAGAACGTCCGTTACTTCCCGGCGCTGCTGCCCGAGACCACTGACGAAGAGCCGGAGGCGGTCCTGGCCGCCGGCCAGGCCCCACGGCTGCAGGAACTCCGGCTGCACAACGGGACGGTGTACCGCTGGAACCGCCCGGTCTACGACGTGGTCGACGGCGTCCCGCACCTGCGGGTGGAGAACCGGGTGCTGCCGGCCGGACCGACCGTCGTGGACGTGCTGGCCAATGCGGCCTTCTACTACGGAGCGGTCAGGATGCTGGCCGCGGAAGATCGTCCGGTCTGGACGAAGATGTCGTTCGACGCGGCCAAGGCGAACTTCGATGAGGGGGCCAGACTCGGCATCGACGCGATCTTCTACTGGCCCGGTTTCGGCGAGGTCAGCTGGGACGAACTGATCCTGCGTCATCTGCTGCCGTTGGCCGAGCAGGGGCTCGAACGCTGGGGCGTCGGGGCGACCACCCGGGATCGCTACCTGGGCATCGTCGAGGAACGGTGCAAGCTACGGCGCAACGGATCGTGGTGGCAGAGCGAGACGGTGGGTCGGCTCGAGGCCACCGGGATGACCCGGGACCGGGCCCTCACCGAGATGTTGCGGCTCTACTCGATCGGCATGCATTCCAACGAGCCCGTGCACACCTGGGACCTGCCGTGA